A DNA window from Boseongicola sp. contains the following coding sequences:
- the ade gene encoding adenine deaminase — translation MSQAEIETRIAAGRGDVPADVVLRGGRVFDLITGDFIEGDVAIVGDTIVGIAEAYEGETVVDVSGLTLVPGFIDTHLHIESSLITPFEFDRCVAPRGVTTAICDPHEIANVIGAEGIRYFQAASERTLMDIRVQLSSCVPSTDMETAGAALEAADIAELMGHPSGIGLAEFMNYPGVVHRDPDAMAKIALFEGGHIDGHCPLLSGKDLNAYIAAGIRTEHEATTAEEAREKLQKGMRVLIREGSVSKDLHALQPLLSERTSPYMCLCTDDRNPLDIAEHGHLDYMVRTLIALGTPVLAAYRAASLSAAEAFGLRDRGLIAPGMRADIVAVDSLEGCHAAKVFCAGRLVDEAAFMGREELPIVGRNSVKAPRVGPADFRTTGNREDTDVIGIIEGKILTEHLHENIAIVDGDKRPDSARDLARIAVVERHGKNGNIAAGFVRGFGMKAGAIASTVCHDHHNIACVGVSYDDMALAANRLSEIEGGFVVTCDGEVLAELALPMAGLMSLEPFEFVRDRLVELRDAARSLGVTLEEPFLQLAFLALPVIPALKITDRGMVDVTKFEIIS, via the coding sequence ATGAGTCAGGCCGAGATTGAAACCCGAATTGCTGCTGGTCGCGGGGATGTGCCTGCGGATGTCGTGCTGCGCGGCGGACGGGTGTTTGACCTGATCACTGGCGATTTCATCGAAGGCGACGTGGCAATTGTGGGCGACACGATTGTCGGGATTGCTGAGGCGTATGAAGGCGAGACTGTCGTTGATGTTAGCGGGCTGACTTTGGTGCCGGGGTTCATTGACACGCATCTGCATATCGAAAGCTCGTTGATAACTCCGTTTGAGTTCGATCGCTGTGTTGCGCCGCGCGGGGTGACGACGGCGATTTGTGATCCGCATGAGATTGCGAATGTGATTGGTGCCGAGGGGATCCGGTATTTTCAGGCGGCGTCCGAGAGGACGTTGATGGATATCCGGGTGCAATTGTCATCGTGCGTGCCATCGACTGATATGGAGACGGCGGGGGCGGCTTTGGAAGCGGCTGATATCGCCGAGCTGATGGGGCATCCTTCCGGGATCGGATTGGCGGAGTTCATGAACTATCCGGGTGTCGTGCATCGGGATCCGGACGCGATGGCGAAGATTGCGTTGTTTGAGGGCGGGCACATTGACGGGCACTGTCCGCTTTTGTCGGGCAAGGATCTGAACGCCTATATCGCCGCCGGCATTCGGACCGAGCATGAGGCGACTACGGCCGAAGAGGCGCGCGAGAAGTTGCAGAAGGGGATGCGGGTGTTGATCCGCGAGGGGTCGGTTTCGAAGGATTTGCACGCTTTACAACCGCTTCTGAGCGAGCGGACGTCGCCATATATGTGTCTTTGCACCGATGACCGGAACCCGCTTGATATCGCCGAGCATGGGCATCTGGATTATATGGTCCGCACGTTGATCGCGCTGGGAACGCCGGTGTTGGCGGCCTATCGCGCGGCGAGCCTTTCGGCGGCGGAGGCGTTTGGGTTGAGGGACCGGGGGCTAATCGCGCCGGGGATGCGGGCGGATATCGTCGCTGTGGATAGTCTTGAGGGGTGTCACGCAGCGAAGGTGTTTTGCGCTGGGCGATTGGTGGATGAGGCTGCTTTCATGGGTAGGGAGGAGCTGCCGATTGTTGGACGCAATTCGGTCAAGGCGCCACGGGTCGGTCCCGCCGATTTTCGCACGACCGGGAACCGGGAAGATACTGACGTGATCGGGATCATTGAAGGCAAGATCCTGACCGAGCATCTGCACGAGAACATTGCGATTGTGGACGGCGACAAACGGCCCGACTCGGCGCGGGATCTGGCGCGGATTGCGGTTGTGGAACGGCATGGGAAGAACGGAAACATTGCAGCGGGATTTGTGCGCGGGTTCGGGATGAAGGCGGGGGCGATAGCCTCGACTGTTTGTCACGATCATCACAACATTGCCTGTGTCGGGGTCAGCTATGACGATATGGCGTTGGCGGCGAACCGATTGTCAGAAATTGAAGGTGGGTTTGTCGTTACGTGCGACGGTGAGGTTTTGGCCGAGTTGGCGCTGCCGATGGCCGGGCTGATGAGCCTTGAGCCGTTTGAATTTGTGCGCGACCGGCTGGTTGAACTGCGCGATGCGGCGCGGTCACTGGGCGTGACCTTGGAGGAGCCGTTTTTGCAGCTGGCCTTTCTGGCGCTGCCAGTCATTCCCGCGTTGAAGATAACCGACCGGGGTATGGTTGATGTGACGAAGTTCGAAATAATCTCCTGA